A portion of the Daphnia magna isolate NIES linkage group LG4, ASM2063170v1.1, whole genome shotgun sequence genome contains these proteins:
- the LOC116921038 gene encoding LOW QUALITY PROTEIN: facilitated trehalose transporter Tret1-2 homolog (The sequence of the model RefSeq protein was modified relative to this genomic sequence to represent the inferred CDS: deleted 1 base in 1 codon), translating into MKMGTRMKDNFTNLFPQLVVAIWGSWGYFCMGSVRGRSSPGIPSQNRTMDFDMSPSDLQWISSFPMLGAILGSLFINKPMEYYGRKKALVGHYIVFICGFFISGFTHFGEHKSMLYIGRFLMGIAAGCTTPAAQIYVSECASPSLRGWMGSLTASSLVLGVWSTYVIGTFVEWHVLAWIFGCLPILFLCGTVVMPESPVWLLSHDREQEARRSLQFLRGKGTNVQAEIERIKKHLERVANYNSQSPQVTLTSGSVVKPLAISLGIMLFQQTTGINAIVFYTASIFQAAGSSIDGKYTTIIVGAVQLIFTIASGFLADRCGRRMLYLVSAISSAVPLAALGIFFCCQRRWGDQEAIRYFGWLPFVSLIVFFIAYSGGISNVPFIIMGEMFPLRYRTLLGGISSSFHLFCTFVMVRFFPDMLRAMGKGGTFYFFSGCTLLSAIFVYFLLPETKGKTLEELEQLFRSNNIEPYQRQYYLEDTLATEKNTNWEVVLLRRSETKDSHRTELQLCVNKLEVTLEFYESSAQFNFSTIDVA; encoded by the exons ATGAAGATGGGCACGCGAATGAAGGACAATTTCACTAACCTTTTTCCGCAG TTGGTCGTGGCAATATGGGGATCGTGGGGCTATTTTTGCATGGGCTCCGTGCGTGGTAGAAGTTCCCCCGGAATTCCATCGCAAAATAGGACGATGGATTTCGACATGTCTCCATCGGACCTGCAATGGATTT CTTCCTTCCCGATGCTCGGGGCCATACTTGGCTCtttgttcatcaacaaaccgATGGAATATTACGGAAGGAAAAAGGCTCTAGTTGGCCATTACATCGTCTTCATTTGCGGCTTCTTCATCTCCGGCTTCACTCATTTCGGTGAACACAAATCCATGCTGTACATTGGCCGTTTCTTGATGGGCATTGCTGCGGGATGTACCACTCCCGCGGCACAAATTTAC GTGAGTGAATGCGCGTCGCCAAGTCTTCGAGGTTGGATGGGCTCACTGACGGCGTCTTCTTTGGTGCTCGGCGTTTGGTCGACGTACGTTATAGGAACATTCGTCGAATGGCACGTCCTGGCCTGGATTTTTGGCTGTTTACCCATCCTCTTTCTCTGCGGTACGGTTGTGATGCCCGAATCTCCAGTTTGGCTTCTGTCTCACGACCGAGAACAAGAGGCTCGGCGATCTCTTCAATTCCTCCGCGGAAA GGGGACTAACGTGCAAGCGGAAATCGAAAGGATCAAGAAACACCTGGAACGCGTGGCCAACTACAACAGCCAGTCTCCTCAAGTGACGTTGACGTCTGGATCGGTTGTCAAACCCTTGGCCATTTCGTTGGGCATCATGCTGTTCCAGCAGACGACGGGAATCAACGCCATTGTCTTTTACACAGCCAGCATCTTCCAGGCAGCCGGAAGTTCCATCGACGGCAAATACACCACAATCATCGTCGGTGCTGTCCAGTTAATTTTCACTATCGCCTCCGGTTTCCTG GCAGACAGATGCGGAAGGCGGATGTTATATTTAGTCTCGGCCATTAGTTCTGCGGTGCCATTGGCTGCCCTGGGAATCTTTTTCTGCTGTCAACGTCGATGGGGCGATCAAGAAGCCATTCGATATTTCGGTTGGTTGCCATTCGTATCTCTGATCGTTTTCTTCATCGCCTACTCGGGCGGGATCAGTAACGTACCTTTCATCATCATGGGCGAAATGTTCCCATTGCGATATCGAACGCTGTTGGGAGGCATCAGCTcctcttttcatttgttttgcaCTTTCGTCATGGTCCGATTTTTCCCCGACATGTTGCGAGCGATGGGCAAAGGCGGGACCTTCTATTTCTTCTCCGGATGCACTTTGTTGAGCGCCATCTTCGTCTACTTTCTTTTACCGGAGACGAAAGGCAAAACGCTGGAAGAGCTGGAACAGCTGTTCCGTTCGAACAACATCGAACCTTAC CAAAGGCAATACTATTTGGAAGATACTCTTGCAACGGAAAAGAACACGAATTGGGAGGTTGTGCTTTTGAGGCGTTCAGAAACAAAAGACAGTCACAGAACTGAATTGCAGTTGTGTGTCAACAAGTTGGAGGTCACCCTCGAGTTCTACGAAAGCAGCGcccaatttaatttttcaaccATCGACGTTGCTTAG
- the LOC123471447 gene encoding uncharacterized protein LOC123471447, translating into MSQTGTKSNQDDTAGEGEKKIKMIPDNSHGPNFEWRLLTLFCVRALGAGYKFEVTKEWEDLGGKFDDVIIRYRVVDDTLEGNHWRYRFLQSKHKMHENEKIKAIQLLEDNDRGDFSSPKYFRSFCKMRRRGEDIHDCILCTNIGFDFKDVQKNGIELVSINDQPEDILEFGPQQKTLRYKLKFTEELRRKVLNEWSDNGSDIDILAKALKTCALEKQTTDTRTGVFSSYHVALVEEKVIDSATKKFHEDFVNGKESLSNGAQQLRQTLSDLPENDWKSWKFKLNNKFGKRRSDDEIKNPLSSKISEEDVDAFLEKLVFVVNTPNVNNLKAILQAQDMSKYYPREECEQQTIRLLDEMQNEFSNKKVGYWLKPERSKKILLAGVTTTSLKYQKELDNEVGFNDVAIDKMADKLRALLANNKRIERITTPAPKHTAVKVVSAIRKLPEYDRSGSFLMTILGCLEDKDDKERWKNILKLKTDSHHLLIVVCENETPDADDYADLVPGENLDNKVFFIGRNGVAGMMDDITFEELNEKFQNAVLEKTITFQGTVLTVGDLVGNEPDKVIDYLSIEELLSQKKDVNIPRPDTSECEESLYIKRQLTMVFHESFENKLAERLKCTINELHEKCRITPQGEIKWFVENQDRESIWKEIKNLTDEGKPSNAIDESQLICLDEGRERIQIVIISGVAGTGKSTILSNYYMEMKRVKPDHWIIRINLVEQQTAFLELVTADKVVDFFVKQLHIAEDESPFSRSLLRHRIETGDRIAFMFDGFDEISHRCQQNVIRLMKILARKKTIKLYVTTRPHIADELQFELSQLAHHLQILAEKDQIDYLVRYWQSNLQEMEMENKSIIIQTFAESLAHRVSQTLRDEERAFIGVPLQCRILAECYQSELEKQIKNNNVAACQTLVHQHFDLKSLYERLLDTKRRIFREEKAESSSLNPIGSCAIDFLIDDIESHLTKLAIETLVVETKEVKILWPSQQQYFHSEAEISEKENKITDLGVKYGLIVRSKGDKQSKVQFLHRTYAEYLFALYLHRGMDINKFDNQLLDKKPVRDLVVNEILVEGHYHGVRVFLNSMLKTGHSQRTELPNQLQKLAKSLEEHITALPCDRHTNALIFTLPTQNLFYTLLNCLDGTLNETERKRVVRSAFQHPFPFFTFLYWRNGQLFQRVLSYYDDADAVDVERIVKALLHEPMTLRYSPDSYVIVWNNEASKDVVEKVLEFMEKNGENLKQVLNPEQSKFRPLHTSVTLLHFFIFNEYYNCLLSQFLRFLSSIYVDDRNFTELIKFTLKMQDYNNDNWTFPSNNGIEKTLDILRDLLRPRVMEGLCHFALVTGVFENYYQPFAADDEDSLRDPARMTRLHWAAFNGDMEAMESVGDWTCNVGDWTCSVDDSFTPFYVAAARHHKLICHKILSLLETSLTSDELKTHLAEYKGFVYTAMWDAVCFRNFKMFQLILESVKQSLGRHYLMALLKSEKPVDSFKTTQSDGSVSSSILALKNGKVLFKIIAQVLLEDGSQNGYTDLNDLVFNEKETVEIVLNNIEEETFQRMVDVNGLQNWTKRFLDYNVWGFRRLSTVIARFTLNQRREFINIITSPNIPTHQFNRMNVSYWGKWFENELTDPIFSNIRESLDKLLKSLEDDTPKLIFNYNSNDAIKALLCQNAKLVTAASKHFSWVNYFKFKRRVMKNGPKVMNVLLTWPLLIERKVVRNWINILPFYIGKKGKYHFGKLVNTILSLHTEKHGEKTIQISLWSKYLDSYYKVEKVDQFLKLVSDKLGKRAVRKVVLHKDCMGIVLLGAELQQDKKLVNALLTHLSDEDRDCIEHLLESSLFSSRRYTLDATTEPCNCQPMNDCLCWWWWKPTSKGRQVEKK; encoded by the coding sequence ATGTCGCAAACAGGGACGAAATCGAATCAAGATGATACAGCGGGcgaaggggaaaagaaaatcaaaatgataCCTGATAACAGCCACGGTCCGAATTTTGAATGGAGATTGTTGACATTGTTTTGCGTCCGGGCACTTGGGGCCGGATACAAATTTGAAGTGACCAAAGAATGGGAAGACCTGGGCGGTAAATTTGACGATGTGATCATTCGTTATCGAGTCGTAGACGATACGCTTGAAGGTAACCATTGGCGCTACCGCTTCCTGCAGTCGAAACATAAGATGCACGAGAATGAAAAGATAAAAGCAATCCAACTTCTCGAAGATAACGATAGGGGCGATTTCAGCTCACCAAAATATTTCCGTTCCTTCTGCAAGATGAGAAGACGAGGCGAAGACATTCACGACTGCATCCTTTGCACAAACATCGGTTTCGATTTCAAAGATGTCCAGAAAAATGGCATCGAGTTGGTGTCGATTAACGACCAGCCTGAAGACATTCTAGAGTTTGGTCCGCAACAAAAGACACTTCgttataaattgaaattcacaGAAGAGTTGCGACGAAAAGTGTTAAACGAGTGGTCAGACAATGGCTCAGACATAGATATTCTTGCCAAGGCATTGAAAACCTGTGCactagaaaaacaaacaactgaTACAAGGACTGGAGTCTTCAGTAGCTACCACGTTGCCTTAGTCGAAGAAAAAGTCATCGATTCTGCCACCAAAAAGTTCCATGAAGATTTCGTAAACGGAAAAGAGAGTCTGTCCAATGGCGCTCAACAACTTCGCCAAACTCTTAGCGACTTGCCAGAAAATGACTGGAAAAGCTGGAAATTCAAATTGAACAACAAATTCGGAAAAAGGCGATCGGatgatgaaataaaaaatccgTTATCGTCAAAAATCTCAGAGGAAGACGTAGACGCATTCCTTGAAAAATTGGTGTTTGTGGTTAACACGCCAAACGTAAACAATTTAAAAGCCATTTTACAAGCTCAAGATATGAGCAAGTACTACCCCCGCGAAGAGTGCGAACAGCAAACGATCCGTTTGTTGGATGAAATGCAGAATGAATTCTCCAACAAGAAAGTGGGCTATTGGCTGAAACCAGAAAGAAGTAAGAAAATCTTATTAGCTGGTGTTACAACTACCTCACTAAAGTACCAGAAAGAACTGGATAATGAAGTCGGGTTCAACGACGTCGCCATTGATAAAATGGCCGATAAACTAAGAGCTTTGCTGGCCAATAACAAAAGGATTGAACGAATTACCACACCAGCACCGAAGCATACAGCCGTCAAAGTCGTCTCAGCCATTCGGAAGCTGCCGGAATACGATAGAAGTGGAAGCTTTTTGATGACGATCCTGGGTTGTCTAGAAGACAAGGACGACAAAGAACGttggaaaaacattttgaaattaaaaacaGATTCTCACCATCTTCTCATCGTCGTTTGCGAAAACGAAACACCTGATGCTGATGATTACGCAGATCTTGTTCCGGGTGAAAACCTGGACAACAAGGTCTTTTTCATCGGTCGCAATGGAGTTGCCGGAATGATGGACGATATCACTTTTGAAGAGTTGAATGAGAAATTCCAAAATGCTGTCCTGGAGAAAACAATCACGTTCCAAGGAACAGTTCTAACCGTTGGTGATCTGGTTGGAAACGAACCGGACAAAGTCATCGATTACCTTTCTATAGAAGAGTTGCTGTCCCAGAAGAAAGACGTCAACATTCCCCGGCCGGATACATCAGAATGCGAAGAATCCTTGTACATCAAGAGGCAGTTGACGATGGTATTTCACGAATCTTTCGAAAACAAATTAGCAGAACGTTTAAAGTGTACGATAAATGAACTCCACGAGAAATGCAGAATCACTCCACAAGGTGAAATTAAATGGTTTGTTGAAAACCAAGATCGTGAATCCATTtggaaagaaataaaaaatcttacGGATGAAGGAAAGCCATCAAACGCCATCGACGAGAGCCAACTTATTTGTCTGGATGAGGGAAGAGAACGAATTCAGATTGTGATCATATCCGGAGTGGCTGGAACAGGCAAGTCAACTATCCTCTCCAACTACTACatggaaatgaaaagagtAAAACCAGATCATTGGATCATCAGAATCAATCTCGTAGAGCAGCAAACAGCTTTCCTCGAATTAGTCACAGCAGACAAAGTCGTTGATTTCTTTGTCAAACAGTTGCACATCGCTGAAGATGAAAGCCCATTTTCTCGTTCACTGTTGAGGCACCGAATAGAAACGGGAGACAGAATTGCTTTCATGTTTGACGGCTTCGATGAAATAAGCCATCGTTGTCAACAGAACGTGATTCGTTTGATGAAAATACTCGCCAGGAAGAAAACGATTAAACTCTACGTAACGACAAGGCCCCACATTGCAGACGAATTACAATTCGAGTTATCTCAATTGGCTCATCATCTGCAAATCTTGGCTGAAAAAGACCAAATTGATTATTTAGTCAGGTATTGGCAATCAAATTTACAAGAGATGGAAATGGAAAACAAGTCGATTATCATACAGACCTTCGCAGAATCGTTAGCTCACCGAGTATCTCAGACTCTAAGAGATGAAGAGAGAGCCTTCATTGGAGTTCCGTTGCAATGTCGAATTCTAGCCGAGTGCTATCAATCTGAACtcgaaaaacaaatcaaaaacaatAACGTAGCAGCATGTCAAACACTAGTGCATCAACACTTCGATTTAAAGAGTCTGTACGAACGTCTTTTGGATACCAAACGTCGCATCTTTCGGGAAGAAAAGGCAGAATCGTCAAGTTTAAATCCAATCGGGAGCTGCGCCATCGATTTCTTGATCGATGACATTGAATCTCATCTCACTAAATTGGCCATAGAGACACTCGTTGTGGAAACGAAAGAGGTCAAAATTCTATGGCCCTCCCAACAACAGTATTTCCATTCGGAAGCTGAAATATctgaaaaggaaaataaaataacagatTTAGGAGTGAAATACGGACTAATAGTACGCAGCAAAGGTGACAAGCAATCTAAAGTGCAGTTCTTACATCGTACCTACGCCGAGTACTTGTTCGCCCTATATTTGCATAGAGGAATGGACATCAACAAATTCGACAACCAGCTTTTAGATAAGAAACCTGTACGTGACTTGGTCGTTAATGAAATCTTAGTTGAAGGCCACTATCACGGAGTAAGGGTATTCTTGAATTCTATGCTGAAGACAGGACATAGTCAAAGAACGGAACTGCCAAATCAATTGCAAAAATTGGCTAAAAGTTTAGAAGAGCACATCACAGCCCTGCCCTGTGATCGGCATACCAACGCCTTAATTTTTACCCTACCGACTCAGAACTTGTTTTATACCTTACTCAATTGCCTTGATGGAACGTTGAACGAAACTGAAAGGAAGCGAGTCGTCAGgtctgcattccaacaccctttTCCCTTCTTTACCTTCTTATATTGGAGAAATGGTCAACTGTTTCAAAGAGTTCTTTCTTATTACGACGACGCAGACGCTGTTGACGTGGAGCGTATCGTCAAAGCATTGTTACACGAACCCATGACGCTCCGATATTCACCTGACTCCTATGTCATCGTTTGGAACAATGAGGCGTCAAAAGACGTCGTGGAAAAAGTGTTAGAGTTTATGGAAAAAAACGGGGAGAATTTAAAACAAGTTTTGAACCCCGAACAATCAAAATTCAGACCACTGCACACCTCGGTCACATTACTGCATTTTTTCATCTTTAATGAATATTACAACTGCCTTTTAAGCCAATTCTTACGTTTCCTATCGTCCATCTACGTCGACGATCGCAACTTTACTGAACTAATAAAATTCACATTAAAGATGCAAGATTACAATAACGATAACTGGACATTTCCCTCGAACAATGGAATTGAAAAGACCTTGGACATTTTACGAGATCTGTTACGACCGAGAGTGATGGAAGGTTTATGTCATTTTGCACTCGTGACGGGTGTTTTCGAAAATTATTACCAACCTTTTGCAGCGGACGATGAAGATTCATTGAGGGATCCTGCTCGAATGACTAGACTTCACTGGGCAGCGTTTAATGGCGACATGGAGGCGATGGAAAGCGTGGGCGACTGGACGTGCAATGTGGGCGACTGGACGTGCAGCGTGGACGACAGCTTCACGCCCTTCTACGTAGCGGCCGCTCGTCATCACAAACTAATCTGCCACAAAATATTATCATTATTAGAAACAAGTCTGACATCTGATGAACTTAAAACACATCTGGCCGAATATAAAGGATTCGTATATACGGCCATGTGGGACGCTGTTTGCTTCCGTAACTTCAAAATGTTTCAGCTGATTCTTGAATCCGTCAAACAATCCTTAGGGCGACATTACCTGATGGCTTTGTTGAAATCAGAAAAGCCCGTAGATTCATTTAAAACCACGCAATCTGATGGATCTGTCAGCTCTTCCATCTTGGCTCTGAAGAACGGCAAAGTGTTGTTCAAAATCATAGCCCAAGTTTTGCTCGAGGATGGCAGTCAAAATGGATACACTGATTTAAACGATCTAGTCTTCAACGAGAAAGAAACAGTCGAAATAGTACTGAACAATATCGAAGAAGAAACATTCCAGAGAATGGTGGACGTGAATGGACTGCAAAATTGGACAAAACGCTTTTTAGACTACAACGTCTGGGGATTTCGTCGGCTATCAACCGTCATTGCAAGGTTTACTCTAAACCAACGGCGGGAATTTATCAACATCATCACATCACCAAACATTCCAACCCATCAATTTAATCGAATGAACGTCAGTTACTGGGGAAAGTGGTTCGAAAACGAGTTAACCGATCCAATCTTTTCAAACATCAGAGAAAGCCTCGACAAACTTTTGAAATCATTAGAAGATGACACTccaaaattgatttttaattaCAATAGCAATGACGCAATCAAGGCTCTACTGTGTCAGAACGCAAAGTTAGTTACTGCAGCATCAAAACACTTTTCGTGGGTGAATTACTTCAAGTTTAAACGACGCGTCATGAAAAACGGACCAAAAGTAATGAACGTACTTTTAACTTGGCCTTTACTCATTGAGAGAAAAGTTGTTCGAAACTGGATCAACATTTTGCCATTTTACATCGGTAAAAAGGGCAAATATCACTTTGGAAAATTAGTGAACACTATTTTATCATTACACACCGAAAAGCACGGAGAAAAAACAATTCAGATTAGTTTGTGGAGCAAATATCTCGATAGCTACTACAAGGTTGAAAAAGTGGACCAATTCTTGAAACTCGTGTCAGACAAACTGGGCAAAAGAGCTGTAAGGAAAGTTGTGCTACACAAAGACTGCATGGGAATTGTTCTACTTGGAGCCGAATTACaacaagataaaaaattaGTTAATGCTCTACTCACCCATTTAAGTGACGAGGATCGTGACTGTATCGAGCACCTACTCGAAAGTAGTTTGTTCTCTTCGAGACGCTATACACTGGACGCTACCACCGAACCGTGCAACTGTCAACCAATGAATGATTGCTTGTGCTGGTGGTGGTGGAAACCAACGTCAAAGGGTCgacaagttgaaaaaaaatga